In Gossypium hirsutum isolate 1008001.06 chromosome D06, Gossypium_hirsutum_v2.1, whole genome shotgun sequence, one genomic interval encodes:
- the LOC107901487 gene encoding zinc transporter 4, chloroplastic, with product MDATSSSCLTFSSNNVDTLSLLFPFISECLSIVSYALLAAPIYYCYPFNTIILNAVFSHISIPYVRVLFIDSSILFFTLICHSKKQQKYRIPFFFLPLFISLPLYIFCTHHLFCFRFSILMFIFEDILPLLRLDRLRSKSRLFPESFLQTITDSMSNTSCQSSELEICRDESAALKLKLIAIASILLAGVAGVAIPLIGKHRKFLRTDGSLFVAAKAFAAGVILATGFVHMLAGGTEALTNPCLPEYPWSKFPFPGFFAMVASLVTLLVDFVGTQYYERKQGLAKASTEEQGRVGSLDPDSDSGIVLVVETKDGNGKVFGEEEGGGMHIVGMHAHAAHHRHSHPHGQDGCDGLLRSRAHDHGHDDGHGHSHGHGHGHEHGGEDDDSGVRHVVVSQILELGIVSHSVIIGLSLGVSLSPCTIRPLIAALSFHQFFEGFALGGCISQALFKTLSATIMACFFAITTPAGIGIGIAIASFYNHYSPAALVIEGVLDSLSAGILVYMALVDLIAADFLSKRMSCNFRLQVVSYFMLFLGAGLMASLAIWA from the exons ATGGACGCCACCTCTTCCTCTTGCCTTACCTTTTCCTCAAACAATGTCGACACTCTCTCCTTATTATTCCCTTTCATTTCTGAATGTCTTTCCATCGTCTCCTATGCTCTGCTTGCTGCCCCCATATATTACTGCTACCCATTTAACACCATCATCTTAAATGCTGTGTTTTCACACATCTCTATACCCTATGTACGTGTATTGTTCATAGATTCTTCAATCCTCTTCTTCACTTTGATTTGTCATTCTAAAAAGCAACAAAAGTATAGGATacccttttttttccttcctctTTTTATCTCTCTCCCTCTCTATATATTTTGCACCCACCATTTGTTTTGCTTTAGATTCTCGATTCTCATGTTCATCTTTGAG gATATATTGCCGCTGCTCCGCCTTGATCGTTTGAGGTCGAAGAGTAGGCTTTTCCCAG AGTCCTTTTTGCAAACAATAACCGATTCAATGAGCAACACGAGCTGCCAATCCTCGGAGCTAGAGATTTGCCGTGACGAATCAGCGGCGTTGAAGTTAAAGCTGATAGCTATAGCCTCAATCCTCCTCGCCGGTGTGGCCGGGGTCGCTATTCCACTCATCGGGAAGCACCGTAAGTTCCTCCGTACAGATGGGAGCCTCTTTGTCGCCGCTAAGGCCTTTGCTGCCGGCGTGATTCTGGCCACGGGCTTCGTCCACATGCTCGCCGGTGGTACCGAAGCTCTCACAAATCCTTGCTTGCCGGAATACCCTTGGTCCAAATTCCCATTCCCGGGCTTCTTCGCCATGGTTGCCTCTTTGGTTACTTTGCTTGTTGATTTCGTGGGGACTCAGTATTATGAGAGGAAACAAGGTTTGGCTAAAGCAAGTACTGAAGAACAGGGTCGAGTGGGTTCGTTAGACCCGGATTCAGACTCTGGGATTGTACTAGTTGTGGAAACCAAGGATGGGAATGGGAAGGTTTTTGGGGAAGAGGAAGGTGGGGGAATGCACATCGTTGGGATGCATGCGCATGCAGCACATCATAGGCACAGTCATCCACATGGACAAGATGGCTGTGATGGCTTATTGAGGAGTCGTGCACATGATCATGGTCATGATGATGGACATGGTCATAGTCATGGACATGGACATGGGCATGAGCATGGAGGTGAGGATGATGATAGTGGCGTGAGGCATGTCGTTGTTTCCCAG ATTTTGGAGCTTGGAATTGTATCACACTCGGTCATCATTGGCCTATCATTGGGTGTTTCCCTGAGTCCATGCACAATAAGGCCTCTAATTGCAGCACTATCATTTCATCAATTCTTTGAAGGGTTTGCACTCGGAGGGTGCATCTCCCAAGCTCTATTCAAAACCCTATCAGCCACAATCATGGCATGTTTTTTCGCCATAACAACCCCAGCTGGAATTGGCATAGGGATCGCCATCGCATCGTTCTACAATCATTACAGCCCAGCAGCTCTGGTTATTGAAGGAGTCCTAGATTCTTTATCAGCTGGAATTCTAGTTTACATGGCATTAGTAGATCTCATTGCTGCAGATTTTTTAAGTAAGAGGATGAGCTGCAATTTTAGACTTCAAGTAGTATCTTACTTCATGCTCTTCCTAGGAGCTGGTTTAATGGCTTCCCTTGCCATCTGGGCCTAA
- the LOC107901488 gene encoding probable beta-1,3-galactosyltransferase 12, with protein sequence MPLFSHRSSASSGSAGSAPLPSFYSAKPVKPSKPFSAFSSTRIPWPILVFSLLCLLIGLAGTLFALSAIRRNQPLPIFRCGTSEDTFRTFYSSSDSGKFGGDSYKGLADRPKLLGFVGIQTGFESGERRSALRSTWFPSDPDGLLRLEQATGLGFRFVIGKSKDVKKMAMLEKEIEKYRDFMLIDVEEEYLKLPYKTLAFFKAAFKLFEADYYVKADDDIYLRPDRLATLLAKERSYSMTYIGCMKKGPVITDPKLKWYEKSGHLIGNEYFLHAYGPIYVLSAEVVASLAAARNDSLRMFNNEDVTIGSWMLAMNVHHEDNRAICDPRCTPTSVAVWDIPRCSGLCNPASKLKELHKIGMCSKSPTLPPDDI encoded by the exons ATGCCCCTCTTCTCTCACCGCTCCTCCGCCTCCAGCGGTTCCGCGGGATCCGCTCCGCTCCCTTCCTTCTACTCCGCCAAACCCGTCAAGCCCTCAAAGCCCTTTTCCGCCTTTTCCTCAACTCGAATTCCTTGGCCCATTCTCGTCTTTTCACTCCTCTGCCTCCTCATCGGTCTCGCCGGCACCCTCTTCGCCCTCTCCGCCATCCGCCGCAACCAACCCTTGCCCATCTTCCGTTGCGGTACATCCGAGGACACTTTCCGTACCTTTTACTCTTCCTCGGATTCCGGGAAGTTCGGCGGTGACAGTTACAAAGGCTTGGCTGATCGCCCCAAGCTTCTCGGGTTCGTCGGCATCCAAACCGGATTCGAATCGGGTGAACGCCGGTCCGCCCTTCGTAGCACCTGGTTTCCTTCCGACCCAGACGGCCTTTTGAG gctgGAGCAAGCTACTGGTCTAGGTTTCAGATTTGTGATAGGGAAATCAAAAGATGTGAAGAAAATGGCAATGctggagaaagagattgaaaagtaCAGAGATTTCATGCTCAttgatgttgaagaagaataTCTTAAGCTCCCTTACAAAac ATTGGCATTCTTCAAAGCAGCTTTTAAGCTTTTTGAAGCAGATTATTATGTCAAAGCTGATGATGACATTTATTTGCGTCCAG ATCGGCTTGCGACTCTTCTAGCTAAGGAACGAAGCTATTCAATGACTTACATTGGGTGCATGAAGAAGGGACCGGTGATCACTGATCCTAAActgaaatg GTATGAGAAATCAGGACATCTGATTGGAAATGAGTATTTCTTGCATGCTTATGGTCCTATCTATGTTCTCTCTGCAGAGGTGGTGGCTTCATTGGCAGCTGCTAGGAATGACAG TTTGAGGATGTTCAACAATGAGGATGTCACTATTGGATCATGGATGCTAGCTATGAATGTGCATCATGAAGATAACAGAGCAATATGTGATCCTAGATGTACTCCTACATCAGTGGCAGTCTGGGATATTCCAAGATGCTCAG GTTTATGCAATCCAGCCAGCAAACTTAAGGAGCTTCACAAGATCGGAATGTGCTCCAAGAGCCCAACATTGCCACCTGATGACATATAA